One Oscillospiraceae bacterium genomic region harbors:
- the trmB gene encoding tRNA (guanosine(46)-N7)-methyltransferase TrmB encodes MRMRFKPYARPELLACDFHVHEPLTHGGHWHETYARPDQPWHLELGCGKGGFLAQLAPRHPDINYLGIDITDKVLILAKRKVEAAYAERGMTPDNVKIASIDIERLSNAFTPADRVDRIYINFCNPWSKNAGSNKHRLTHPRQLLQYRQLMDEGAEIWFKTDDDDLFRDSLHYFPAAGFEITWQTFDLHANEPDWNLRTEHEGMFTEMGIPIKALIARKGPDSTVTWVEPKTLAKELEAEEEEEAAEAPAPQEDAE; translated from the coding sequence ATGAGAATGCGTTTTAAACCCTATGCCCGCCCCGAACTGCTGGCCTGCGACTTCCATGTGCACGAGCCGCTGACCCACGGCGGCCACTGGCACGAGACCTACGCCCGCCCCGACCAGCCCTGGCACCTGGAGCTGGGCTGTGGCAAGGGCGGTTTCCTGGCGCAGCTGGCCCCCCGGCACCCGGACATCAACTACCTGGGCATCGACATCACCGACAAGGTGCTGATCCTGGCCAAGCGCAAGGTCGAGGCCGCCTATGCCGAGCGCGGCATGACCCCTGATAACGTCAAGATCGCCAGCATCGACATCGAGCGCCTGAGCAATGCCTTCACCCCTGCCGACCGGGTGGACCGCATCTACATCAACTTCTGTAATCCGTGGAGCAAAAACGCGGGCAGCAACAAGCACCGCCTGACCCATCCCCGCCAATTGCTGCAATACCGCCAGCTGATGGATGAGGGCGCGGAGATCTGGTTCAAGACCGACGACGATGACCTGTTCCGGGACAGTTTGCATTACTTCCCGGCGGCAGGCTTTGAGATCACCTGGCAGACCTTTGACCTGCACGCCAACGAGCCGGATTGGAACCTGCGCACCGAACACGAGGGTATGTTTACCGAGATGGGCATCCCCATCAAGGCGTTGATCGCCCGCAAAGGTCCCGACAGCACCGTGACCTGGGTGGAGCCCAAGACCCTGGCCAAAGAGCTGGAAGCCGAGGAAGAGGAGGAAGCCGCCGAAGCACCCGCCCCGCAGGAGGACGCCGAATGA
- a CDS encoding alanyl-tRNA editing protein produces the protein MTQKLYETDAYVQEFAAAVLSCTPAKGGYAVVLDRTAFFPEGGGQPCDLGTLGTAKVTDVHTDGATITHTTDAPLEPGTAVTGRIDWPRRLDAMQQHTGEHILSGTLHRLFGAENVGFHIGTPYVRMDTSIPLSAAQLARAEAEANAAVRADTPVNCYIPDAATLAATEYRSKKELDGPVRLVEAGGDCCACCGTHLARTGEVGLIKIISAQHYKTGMRLAVACGQRAYDAVAAICADAEAAGRVLSAPAGSLTPSVENRQNGEAVLKQRIAALQNALADAYVQAAAPDRPAVLWAEGADGDGLRRIAMAVCAGTNQVACALAPGGQGLSYALAAPDGTDARALGRALNEAFAGRGGGKPAFCQGSLAQPGLTPDVVREKLSTLL, from the coding sequence GTGACGCAAAAGTTATACGAAACAGACGCTTATGTGCAGGAATTTGCTGCAGCCGTGCTCTCCTGCACCCCGGCCAAGGGCGGCTATGCGGTCGTGCTGGACAGGACTGCCTTCTTCCCTGAGGGCGGCGGCCAGCCCTGTGACCTGGGCACGCTGGGCACCGCGAAGGTGACCGACGTGCATACCGACGGCGCCACCATCACCCATACCACGGACGCTCCGCTGGAGCCGGGCACCGCTGTGACCGGTCGCATCGATTGGCCCCGCCGCCTGGATGCCATGCAGCAGCACACCGGCGAGCATATCCTCAGCGGCACCCTCCACCGCCTGTTCGGGGCCGAGAATGTGGGCTTCCACATCGGCACCCCCTACGTGCGGATGGACACCAGCATCCCGCTTTCCGCCGCCCAGCTGGCCCGGGCCGAAGCCGAAGCCAACGCCGCCGTGCGGGCCGACACCCCCGTGAACTGCTACATCCCCGACGCCGCCACCCTGGCCGCCACCGAGTACCGCAGCAAAAAGGAGCTGGACGGCCCCGTGCGGCTGGTGGAAGCCGGCGGCGACTGCTGCGCCTGCTGCGGCACCCATCTGGCCCGCACCGGCGAGGTGGGGCTGATCAAAATCATCTCTGCCCAGCACTACAAGACCGGCATGCGGCTGGCTGTGGCCTGCGGGCAGCGCGCCTATGACGCCGTGGCCGCCATCTGTGCCGACGCCGAGGCCGCGGGGCGCGTGCTCTCTGCCCCCGCGGGCAGCCTGACCCCGTCGGTGGAGAACCGCCAGAACGGCGAAGCTGTCCTAAAGCAGCGCATTGCCGCGCTGCAAAACGCCCTGGCGGATGCCTACGTGCAGGCTGCAGCGCCCGACCGGCCCGCCGTGCTGTGGGCCGAGGGAGCCGACGGCGACGGCCTGCGCCGCATTGCCATGGCGGTCTGCGCGGGCACAAATCAGGTCGCCTGCGCCCTCGCCCCCGGCGGGCAGGGCCTATCCTACGCGCTGGCCGCCCCCGATGGCACCGATGCCCGCGCCCTGGGCAGGGCACTGAACGAAGCCTTTGCAGGCCGGGGCGGCGGCAAGCCTGCCTTCTGCCAGGGCAGCCTGGCTCAACCAGGCCTTACGCCCGATGTCGTCCGCGAGAAACTTTCTACATTATTATAA
- the malQ gene encoding 4-alpha-glucanotransferase translates to MGFARCSGILMPLSSLPGGYGIGSMGAPARKFVDFLAVAGQTIWQILPVGPTGYADSPYQSCSAFAGNPYFIDLDQLVKDGLLTRRDFAKIHWGGDAAHIDYGTLYEKRFDVLRKAYANFLKQRPVPGYDTPYPDDWYRFQFLSCEWLPDYCLYMAIKRDNGMVDWQQWPEALRLRDPAALAAFKEEHAEEVGFWAFVQYEFDRQWRALHAYAKSKGVSIMGDIPIYVAADSADAWAGRELFETDADGKPRRVAGCPPDYFAADGQLWGNPLYDWDYHRRTGYAWWIRRIRHALFIYDILRIDHFRGFDTYWAIPAGESTARNGRWENGPGMDLFRTLHNALGELPIVAEDLGEMFDSVRQLLADSGFPGMKVLQFAFTGEDSVDLPHNYPRNCVAYPGTHDNNTLAGWFGEELTPEYRQQAREYFALNKAEGELRGMLRGVMASTAALAIIPMADWLEEPSASRMNTPGVAQGNWQWRVDEKKLTPALAREIKAMTVRYFRAPATRK, encoded by the coding sequence ATGGGTTTTGCACGTTGCAGCGGTATTCTTATGCCGCTTTCCAGCCTGCCGGGCGGTTATGGCATCGGCAGCATGGGCGCACCCGCCCGTAAGTTTGTGGATTTCCTGGCTGTCGCCGGGCAGACGATCTGGCAGATCCTGCCGGTCGGCCCCACCGGTTATGCCGACAGTCCCTACCAGAGCTGCTCCGCCTTTGCGGGCAACCCCTACTTTATTGATCTGGATCAGCTGGTCAAGGATGGCCTGCTGACCCGCCGGGATTTTGCCAAGATCCACTGGGGCGGCGACGCGGCCCACATCGACTACGGCACCCTGTACGAGAAGCGCTTCGACGTGCTGCGCAAGGCCTACGCCAACTTTTTAAAGCAGCGCCCCGTGCCCGGCTACGACACCCCCTACCCCGATGACTGGTACCGCTTCCAGTTTTTGAGCTGCGAGTGGCTGCCCGACTACTGCCTGTACATGGCCATCAAGCGGGACAACGGCATGGTGGATTGGCAGCAGTGGCCCGAGGCCCTGCGCCTGCGCGACCCCGCCGCCCTGGCTGCTTTTAAAGAGGAACACGCCGAGGAGGTCGGCTTCTGGGCGTTTGTCCAGTACGAGTTCGACCGCCAGTGGCGCGCCCTGCACGCCTATGCCAAGAGCAAAGGCGTATCCATCATGGGTGATATTCCCATCTACGTTGCCGCCGACTCCGCCGATGCCTGGGCGGGCCGCGAACTGTTTGAGACCGACGCCGACGGCAAGCCCCGCCGCGTGGCAGGCTGCCCGCCGGACTACTTTGCCGCCGACGGCCAGCTGTGGGGCAACCCCCTGTATGATTGGGACTACCACCGCCGCACCGGCTACGCCTGGTGGATCCGCCGCATCCGCCACGCCCTGTTCATCTACGACATCCTGCGCATCGACCACTTCCGCGGCTTCGACACCTACTGGGCTATCCCGGCTGGGGAAAGCACCGCCCGCAACGGCCGCTGGGAGAACGGCCCCGGCATGGACCTGTTCCGCACCCTGCACAACGCCCTGGGCGAGCTGCCCATCGTGGCCGAAGATCTGGGCGAGATGTTTGACTCGGTCCGCCAGCTGCTGGCCGACAGCGGTTTCCCCGGCATGAAGGTGCTGCAGTTTGCCTTTACCGGCGAGGACAGCGTCGACCTGCCCCACAACTACCCCCGCAACTGCGTGGCCTACCCCGGCACCCACGATAACAATACGCTGGCCGGCTGGTTTGGCGAGGAGCTGACCCCCGAATACCGCCAGCAGGCCCGTGAATACTTTGCCCTGAACAAGGCCGAAGGCGAACTGCGCGGCATGCTGCGCGGCGTGATGGCCAGCACCGCCGCCCTGGCCATCATCCCGATGGCCGACTGGCTGGAGGAGCCGTCTGCCTCCCGCATGAACACCCCCGGCGTGGCCCAGGGCAACTGGCAGTGGCGCGTGGATGAGAAGAAGCTCACCCCCGCCCTGGCCAGGGAGATCAAGGCCATGACCGTGCGGTACTTCCGCGCACCGGCCACCCGGAAATAA
- a CDS encoding diguanylate cyclase has translation MKFEYTLAELSTAITALEQVYGKVSVLDPYLGTVLDPATLQPTDKAEELTALDETGRGVQLAQADDGPELVLYQGIQADARPCVLAFHCCMPHNLQSSAGAENSFNRVLAQMQEELRRDYLTGVYNARYLDTEYRRYAEPQAQAGKPVGVVMARVNEYWSLRQNESANAADCCLNTAAGILQLSVGTDDKAAVLARLEDGLFAVVTVGTPAAQVARKLQDALDNSRREFSISLSRRGSFTVQLASAEWGETPAWDMMFSLAQQRL, from the coding sequence ATGAAATTTGAGTATACCCTCGCTGAACTGTCCACCGCGATCACCGCGCTGGAGCAGGTCTACGGCAAGGTCAGTGTACTGGACCCCTACCTGGGCACCGTGCTGGACCCCGCCACCCTGCAGCCCACCGATAAAGCCGAGGAACTGACCGCGCTGGATGAGACCGGCCGCGGCGTGCAGCTGGCCCAGGCCGATGACGGCCCGGAGCTGGTGCTGTACCAGGGCATCCAGGCGGACGCCCGCCCCTGCGTGTTGGCTTTCCACTGCTGCATGCCCCACAATCTGCAATCCTCTGCCGGGGCCGAGAATTCCTTTAACCGCGTGCTGGCCCAGATGCAGGAGGAGCTGCGCCGCGATTACCTGACCGGCGTGTACAATGCCCGCTATCTGGACACCGAGTACCGCCGCTACGCCGAGCCCCAGGCCCAGGCCGGCAAGCCCGTGGGCGTGGTGATGGCCCGCGTGAACGAGTATTGGAGCCTGCGCCAGAACGAGTCCGCCAATGCGGCCGACTGCTGCCTGAACACGGCCGCCGGTATCCTGCAGCTGTCTGTCGGCACCGACGACAAGGCCGCCGTGCTGGCCCGTTTGGAAGACGGCCTGTTCGCCGTGGTAACGGTGGGTACCCCCGCCGCCCAGGTAGCCCGCAAACTGCAGGACGCGCTGGACAACTCCCGCCGGGAGTTCAGCATCAGCCTGTCCCGCCGCGGCAGCTTTACCGTGCAGCTGGCCAGCGCCGAATGGGGCGAGACCCCGGCCTGGGACATGATGTTCTCTCTGGCCCAGCAGCGCCTGTGA